The proteins below are encoded in one region of Bosea sp. BIWAKO-01:
- a CDS encoding MGMT family protein, which produces MRGTPFQRRVWETLNAISVGRTVTHRELSQVISPLANLAGGR; this is translated from the coding sequence ATGCGTGGGACGCCGTTCCAGCGTCGCGTCTGGGAGACGCTGAACGCGATCTCGGTCGGCCGGACGGTGACCCATCGCGAGTTGTCCCAGGTGATCAGCCCGCTCGCCAATCTCGCGGGCGGTCGCTAA
- a CDS encoding MGMT family protein, with product MPCHRVVRSNGDLAGYRGGLERKAQEAPKPRHFRATIRYLRKSKARPKPGFLTLDRLCRRAQPLGCRGLPGTLKRTFG from the coding sequence ATTCCCTGTCACCGCGTCGTTCGGAGCAACGGCGATCTGGCAGGTTATCGCGGGGGGCTCGAGCGCAAGGCGCAGGAGGCGCCGAAGCCTAGGCATTTCCGGGCGACCATCCGCTATCTCCGGAAATCGAAAGCCCGGCCGAAGCCGGGCTTTCTCACACTTGATCGCCTGTGCCGGAGAGCCCAACCACTGGGGTGCCGTGGACTTCCGGGTACTTTGAAGCGCACTTTCGGTTGA
- a CDS encoding HAD family hydrolase, protein MIEERSFEERARVSAPCMRTFLNIARRWKLLERQQSQLLECETARLREWTKLAREHRPLVLETSTLMRISVVLGVFGDLRQFLLLTSGAGEERLWLFRPRQFPPFNGRPPLEVLFGSFEDQMRVRRHLAAVAEDASVRRQLELSDPADPGYGAIWDAPSSGIKAVCFDAFGTVVEIVDKRRPFHALLRDEPTDALAERVITHPMGLRGLSQEMAPPPTEELLARLEADVVAECASMRLRPGMDQVWSDLRRAGLKIAICSNLASPYEQALLDWLPDQPDALVLSFRAGLRKPQQQIYRLVCSELRLQPCEVLFTGDDLEADVFGPGAIDALAMPIEEFESSLSSGPSFFAPSEVTDLFDRISASKAP, encoded by the coding sequence ATGATCGAAGAGCGGAGCTTCGAGGAGCGGGCTCGTGTGAGCGCGCCCTGTATGCGTACCTTCCTGAATATCGCTCGCCGCTGGAAGCTGTTGGAGAGACAGCAGTCGCAGCTCCTAGAGTGCGAAACCGCGCGGTTGCGCGAATGGACGAAGCTTGCTCGCGAGCATCGGCCGCTCGTTCTCGAAACCAGCACGCTCATGCGCATTTCGGTTGTTCTGGGCGTTTTTGGTGACCTTCGGCAATTTCTACTGCTGACCTCAGGCGCAGGGGAAGAACGATTGTGGTTGTTTCGGCCCCGCCAGTTTCCGCCGTTCAATGGTCGACCTCCGCTGGAGGTGCTTTTCGGTTCCTTCGAAGATCAGATGAGGGTCAGACGGCATCTTGCTGCCGTCGCCGAGGACGCATCCGTTCGCCGTCAGCTCGAGTTGAGCGATCCCGCGGACCCAGGCTATGGGGCTATTTGGGATGCCCCTTCGAGCGGCATCAAGGCCGTTTGCTTCGATGCTTTCGGGACTGTCGTTGAGATCGTCGACAAGCGTCGCCCGTTCCATGCGCTTCTCCGCGACGAACCTACCGATGCACTGGCCGAAAGAGTGATCACGCATCCCATGGGGTTGCGTGGCCTGTCGCAAGAGATGGCCCCACCTCCGACTGAAGAATTGCTGGCAAGGCTCGAAGCAGACGTCGTGGCGGAGTGTGCTTCAATGCGGCTGCGGCCAGGCATGGATCAGGTGTGGTCCGATTTGCGTAGAGCGGGACTCAAAATCGCTATCTGCTCAAATCTCGCTAGCCCTTACGAGCAGGCTTTGCTCGATTGGCTTCCCGATCAGCCAGATGCCCTTGTGCTGTCGTTTCGCGCGGGTCTGAGGAAGCCGCAGCAACAGATCTATCGGTTGGTATGCAGCGAGCTACGGCTGCAGCCCTGTGAAGTCCTGTTCACTGGCGACGATCTAGAGGCCGACGTTTTTGGCCCAGGCGCCATCGACGCGCTGGCGATGCCAATCGAGGAATTCGAGAGCTCACTCTCGAGCGGCCCATCCTTCTTTGCGCCGAGTGAGGTCACCGATCTCTTTGACCGGATTTCCGCGTCGAAGGCGCCCTGA
- a CDS encoding TniQ family protein, which yields MSGLYPSLPLRVGESPASFLSRLALLHRAQSQNVFALDMGFELQAVIDGDATALTRLAKLSGASLNRLFDNAIVRKEDHYLYRGQTFARSSLRRARVMACPQCLAEDMAGGTDPWLASGRSDWLFQHYRVCLKHCVELVELGDGSDPLPTHDFARRTAPQIAGIPALALQTSQSDPTQLERYLAARLSGDAGPEWLDMLPCYVAWRTCEVIGAVDLNGRDAPIRDLSERDWRRAGDRGYAIASHGKGDVRKFLQALGTTGDYAKNGSAGPQAWFGQFFKWLYSMKSDPNYDPVRDLVIDFVADRAPVSPDDRIFERQIVPERRRHSVYTASRASGIHHKRLRRVLRAAGVLPPDSAYLSADVVTFPVAASAPILDLLQNVITLKQAETYLNAGRVHTKLLAEHQFIKRVKDHNLLELGDQAYDRRELDELMRRLFTNAVRVTEPEGPQMSIAAAAKRACCSAMEIVKLILDHQLRWVGQSTCETGYQAILVDVDEIKRLTRGDHEDDLTILKAAHLLGAADRVVRALVKNQLLPTKRAISPINRCPYEAISRKSLDMFMAKYASLHELARSRGKHMPILKRELALRGVEPALRQEQVLASLYLRSAIPPDL from the coding sequence ATGAGCGGTCTCTACCCTTCTCTCCCGCTACGGGTCGGAGAGTCTCCCGCGAGCTTCCTGTCGCGACTGGCGCTCCTTCATCGCGCCCAGAGCCAAAACGTGTTCGCACTAGACATGGGGTTCGAGCTTCAGGCCGTCATAGACGGCGATGCGACTGCGCTGACGCGGCTCGCAAAGCTCTCCGGCGCATCCCTCAATCGGCTCTTCGACAATGCTATTGTCCGCAAAGAGGACCACTACCTCTATCGCGGTCAGACGTTCGCGCGGTCGTCTCTACGCCGGGCACGGGTTATGGCCTGCCCTCAATGCCTGGCAGAGGACATGGCCGGGGGCACCGATCCATGGCTGGCGAGCGGCCGCAGCGACTGGCTTTTCCAACACTATCGCGTCTGCCTGAAGCACTGTGTCGAACTCGTGGAGCTAGGCGATGGGAGCGATCCGTTGCCTACTCACGACTTTGCACGCAGGACCGCACCACAGATCGCCGGCATTCCGGCACTCGCTCTTCAGACAAGTCAGTCCGATCCGACACAGTTGGAGCGATATCTCGCGGCCCGCCTAAGCGGTGACGCAGGCCCCGAGTGGCTCGATATGTTGCCCTGCTATGTTGCCTGGAGGACGTGCGAGGTCATCGGCGCAGTCGACCTCAATGGTCGCGATGCGCCCATACGTGACCTGAGCGAACGTGATTGGCGACGCGCAGGCGATCGCGGATATGCCATCGCCAGTCACGGCAAAGGCGACGTTCGAAAGTTCCTTCAAGCGCTCGGGACGACGGGCGATTACGCGAAGAATGGTTCGGCCGGCCCGCAGGCTTGGTTCGGGCAATTCTTCAAATGGCTCTATTCCATGAAGTCCGATCCGAACTACGACCCGGTTCGCGACCTAGTTATCGACTTCGTCGCGGACAGGGCCCCCGTCAGTCCGGACGATAGGATTTTCGAAAGGCAGATCGTGCCTGAGCGTCGTCGGCATTCGGTTTACACCGCCTCTCGAGCGAGCGGGATCCACCATAAGCGCCTCAGGCGCGTGCTGCGCGCCGCAGGCGTCCTGCCGCCTGACAGTGCTTATCTCAGCGCTGACGTGGTGACGTTCCCCGTTGCTGCGTCCGCGCCGATCCTCGATCTGCTTCAGAACGTGATCACGCTGAAGCAAGCCGAGACCTATCTGAACGCAGGGCGCGTACACACCAAGCTGCTGGCGGAGCACCAGTTTATCAAGCGGGTGAAAGACCATAATCTGCTCGAGCTCGGCGATCAGGCTTACGACCGTCGCGAGCTTGATGAGCTCATGAGACGGCTTTTCACTAATGCCGTGCGGGTCACAGAGCCCGAGGGGCCTCAGATGTCCATCGCAGCTGCCGCAAAGCGTGCCTGCTGTTCGGCAATGGAGATTGTAAAACTAATTCTGGATCACCAGCTCCGATGGGTCGGGCAGTCGACTTGCGAGACGGGTTATCAAGCCATTTTGGTCGACGTGGATGAAATTAAGAGACTCACGCGCGGTGATCACGAGGACGATCTTACAATTCTGAAGGCCGCTCATCTGCTCGGCGCTGCCGACAGGGTTGTCCGTGCCCTGGTAAAAAATCAGCTTCTTCCAACCAAGCGCGCAATCAGTCCGATTAATCGATGCCCTTATGAAGCCATTTCCCGCAAATCACTTGATATGTTTATGGCGAAATACGCTTCGCTCCATGAGCTCGCTCGCAGCCGCGGAAAACACATGCCCATATTGAAACGGGAATTGGCATTGCGAGGCGTCGAACCGGCTTTGAGACAGGAGCAGGTGCTAGCTTCGCTCTATCTGCGATCCGCTATCCCACCGGATCTTTAG
- a CDS encoding transposase has translation MPHQRRSGANFSGVEPRQHRVEAIRAPSKVARRHGLTPRQLFTWRRKARRPRRRPHTFTLIFGINSPSQSNCEACEGMHRNSTRAGD, from the coding sequence GTGCCCCATCAGCGCCGGTCCGGAGCAAATTTTAGCGGCGTGGAGCCTCGCCAACATCGCGTCGAAGCCATACGGGCGCCTTCCAAGGTCGCGCGCCGGCATGGCCTGACGCCGCGACAGTTATTCACCTGGCGTCGCAAGGCGCGCAGGCCGCGCAGACGCCCTCACACCTTCACACTCATCTTCGGAATCAATTCCCCCTCACAGTCCAACTGTGAGGCCTGTGAGGGGATGCATCGCAATTCGACAAGAGCCGGTGACTGA
- a CDS encoding AraC family transcriptional regulator, which yields MEPLADVIALLRPRAAGTKMIQGAGRWGVRYSRMDYAGFGLVVAGGCWLAVDGDEPRRLARGDFVLMPAVPGFTIASDMEVEPLPFDADEAVARGAGDVRHGDAEREAEFKQLGGYFQLEPGNRGLFAGLLPGLVHIQATDPAAERLARMIDLITEEALANRPGRDLVVDRLIEVLLVEALRFHAERAGAAARPGLLSGLADPLLARALRQLHGDVARGWSVDALARQAGLSRSAFSERFNRKVGVPPMQYLIEWRIALAKAMLQRDAPPPLEAVAAAVGYQSASAFSTAFRREVGSSPSHFTRAAAA from the coding sequence ATGGAACCGCTCGCCGATGTGATCGCCTTGCTTCGCCCTCGCGCGGCGGGGACGAAGATGATTCAGGGGGCTGGACGCTGGGGCGTGCGATATTCGCGCATGGACTATGCCGGTTTCGGCCTAGTGGTAGCCGGGGGCTGTTGGCTCGCCGTCGACGGTGATGAACCCCGTCGGCTGGCCCGAGGCGACTTCGTCCTGATGCCGGCGGTCCCAGGGTTCACGATCGCCAGCGACATGGAGGTCGAGCCCCTTCCGTTTGATGCTGACGAAGCGGTTGCCCGGGGAGCCGGCGACGTCCGGCACGGCGACGCGGAGCGCGAGGCTGAGTTCAAGCAGCTTGGCGGCTACTTTCAGCTGGAACCCGGCAATCGCGGCCTGTTCGCCGGCCTGTTGCCGGGCCTCGTCCATATCCAGGCGACCGATCCGGCGGCGGAGCGCCTCGCCAGGATGATCGACCTGATCACCGAGGAAGCGCTCGCCAACCGGCCGGGACGCGACCTCGTGGTCGACAGGCTGATCGAGGTCCTGCTCGTGGAGGCGCTCCGCTTCCACGCAGAGCGCGCAGGCGCAGCGGCGCGGCCAGGGCTTCTGTCGGGGCTCGCCGATCCGCTTCTCGCCCGCGCCCTGCGACAGCTTCATGGCGATGTGGCGCGCGGATGGTCGGTGGATGCGCTGGCCCGGCAGGCGGGCCTGTCCCGCTCGGCTTTCAGCGAGCGCTTCAATCGGAAGGTTGGGGTGCCGCCGATGCAATATCTGATCGAGTGGCGCATCGCTTTGGCCAAGGCGATGCTCCAGCGCGACGCGCCGCCGCCGCTGGAGGCAGTTGCGGCAGCGGTGGGCTATCAATCGGCGAGTGCCTTCAGCACCGCCTTTCGCCGCGAGGTCGGCAGCTCACCCAGCCACTTCACGCGGGCCGCAGCTGCTTGA
- a CDS encoding ATP-binding protein, with product MTHNFDLIEKYRASLSELEQTVLAGREKLKNKHIETDWGPELSRKFDSVVRSVLTMRQYSGAPDTEGRHEGRCLFVSGEAGTGKTASLERLFQTHPILQPRGEQRSPLLRVIVPAPCTLKTLGREVLRALGYPLARELADHIIWGRIQELLPVAGVLIIFFDETHNLTDNANVVQMDNIRKTFKTLMVSSWPVGLIISGLPSLIPEMRKIDEIRRRGQFVSVPLLAMPDDNEMVGGIVSGLASVVGLSIGEEAALEIAPRLVHAALRRFGIAIELIHEAIELAMLEEKPLSIEHFATAFTDRTGCGALMNPFVAPNWAELDCSLVLTNEPPIEPILPIDPPRRGSRTRKKGGRP from the coding sequence ATGACCCATAACTTTGATCTTATCGAAAAGTACCGCGCATCCCTCTCTGAGCTGGAACAAACCGTTCTGGCGGGCCGAGAGAAGCTGAAGAACAAGCACATTGAAACGGACTGGGGCCCTGAGCTCAGCCGCAAGTTCGACTCAGTCGTGCGATCCGTCCTGACCATGCGCCAGTATAGCGGCGCCCCGGACACCGAAGGGCGCCACGAGGGCCGTTGCCTCTTCGTCAGTGGCGAAGCGGGCACCGGCAAAACCGCGTCTCTTGAGCGGCTTTTCCAAACCCACCCCATACTTCAGCCCCGGGGAGAGCAACGCTCTCCCCTCCTACGGGTAATTGTGCCGGCGCCATGCACGCTCAAAACGCTGGGACGGGAGGTGCTCCGGGCGCTGGGATACCCCCTCGCCCGCGAGTTGGCCGATCACATCATCTGGGGGCGCATTCAAGAACTCCTGCCCGTCGCCGGCGTGCTCATCATCTTCTTCGATGAGACCCACAATCTGACGGACAACGCCAACGTGGTTCAAATGGACAACATCCGGAAGACCTTCAAAACGCTGATGGTCTCGTCCTGGCCGGTTGGCCTGATCATTTCTGGCCTGCCCAGCCTGATTCCGGAGATGCGCAAAATCGACGAGATTCGTCGTCGAGGGCAGTTTGTCTCTGTTCCGCTTCTAGCGATGCCCGACGACAACGAAATGGTCGGCGGCATTGTCAGCGGCCTCGCCTCGGTTGTTGGCCTCTCCATCGGCGAAGAAGCCGCATTAGAGATCGCCCCTCGCCTGGTACATGCCGCCCTGCGTCGCTTCGGGATCGCGATCGAGTTGATCCACGAAGCCATCGAGCTGGCGATGCTGGAGGAAAAGCCGCTGTCGATCGAGCACTTCGCCACAGCGTTTACCGATCGAACGGGCTGCGGTGCTCTGATGAACCCATTTGTTGCGCCCAATTGGGCCGAACTGGATTGCTCTCTGGTCTTGACGAATGAACCGCCAATCGAGCCCATCCTGCCGATTGACCCGCCCCGTCGCGGAAGCCGCACTCGCAAGAAGGGAGGCCGCCCATGA
- a CDS encoding Mu transposase C-terminal domain-containing protein: protein MSTDFTPRFSLSHQDRLVINNIAYKRRNRLANGYVLERVEDPDVAETFTDRDLLLASTKSDFRFERNAFAGSKASATSGSVDGLINWLPEGQQEEVLWRTRFCGGMEKQIQAGNATLSDASYKRWGPIVAQQDYADELRRTAKRNADGEIVRPKAGDREPGCRKPPSARTYRKWRKWFLEGGERAIALRKRHFRSGNRVTERLGLAERQIMHRFALAFMSESRPTKRDVYRLMKAHIVDEENPRRLAAGEKPLRVPSYERLVAEINSFPEFDTHACRFGLDAAKRRFAMVRNGVDVERPLQRVEIDEWRINLQALCADLGILDKLSDKLKSEIATARPWLCAALDSATSVCVGFKIALTPTSDLAMDALEMVVTPKAPYALAAGALSRDDYYGSPERIVTDQGAAFLSLRFRRAIIDLEADAEAPPAGLPSLRGRIERFFRTAGMQALCPFTGRTFESIAAKGDYDPVARVSLTLPELCDVITRWVLDIYHNTPHGGLKGETPANCWKRLVKAYGIIPSPDRHRRRAVFGVKADRSLTPKGVRMLSLHYNNRELQEFRRRNGDVTLEVRLNHMDLGHVSVRLDDGGWLSVPNIRPGFDDVPMTVWLAAEADLKRRFKAQAVLADEIVAKAVKDAWELGKASAARVSIFSTRPSTEELDYTENELGFGFDRPAQLPQGATSLTGNLLEGLIPTGTGDSTSPSTTAPKSKRRSFKITD from the coding sequence ATGAGCACCGATTTCACCCCGCGCTTCAGCCTGTCGCATCAAGACCGCCTGGTCATCAACAATATTGCTTACAAGCGCCGCAACCGCCTGGCGAATGGGTACGTGCTTGAGCGTGTCGAGGATCCCGACGTGGCGGAGACGTTCACTGACAGGGATCTACTGCTGGCCTCGACCAAGTCCGACTTCCGTTTCGAGCGCAATGCATTTGCTGGAAGCAAAGCGTCCGCGACCTCGGGTTCGGTGGACGGGCTGATCAACTGGCTACCCGAGGGGCAGCAGGAAGAGGTGCTTTGGCGAACCAGGTTCTGTGGTGGGATGGAGAAGCAGATCCAGGCAGGGAACGCCACTCTTTCGGACGCTTCATACAAGAGATGGGGCCCGATCGTTGCGCAGCAAGACTATGCTGACGAGCTGCGCCGCACTGCAAAACGCAATGCAGACGGTGAAATAGTTAGGCCAAAAGCTGGCGATCGCGAGCCGGGGTGCCGCAAACCCCCAAGCGCGCGCACCTACCGCAAATGGCGCAAGTGGTTCCTGGAGGGCGGAGAACGAGCCATCGCCCTCCGGAAGCGCCATTTCAGATCTGGCAACCGCGTAACCGAGCGGCTTGGTCTTGCTGAACGGCAGATCATGCACCGCTTCGCGCTGGCGTTCATGTCCGAGTCTCGGCCGACCAAGCGAGACGTCTACCGCTTGATGAAGGCTCATATCGTCGATGAGGAAAACCCGAGGCGTCTCGCTGCGGGTGAAAAGCCCCTTCGGGTTCCGAGCTATGAGCGACTGGTGGCCGAGATCAACTCATTTCCTGAGTTCGATACGCATGCCTGCCGCTTCGGCCTTGACGCCGCGAAACGACGCTTTGCGATGGTGCGAAACGGCGTGGATGTCGAGCGGCCGCTGCAGCGTGTTGAGATCGACGAGTGGCGGATCAATCTCCAGGCGCTCTGCGCGGATCTCGGCATCCTGGATAAGCTGTCAGATAAGCTGAAGTCCGAAATTGCAACGGCTCGGCCTTGGTTGTGTGCGGCCTTGGATAGCGCGACCTCGGTCTGTGTTGGATTCAAGATCGCCCTCACCCCCACTAGCGATCTCGCGATGGACGCGCTCGAGATGGTGGTTACGCCCAAGGCTCCCTACGCCTTGGCTGCGGGAGCCCTTAGCCGTGACGACTATTATGGCTCTCCAGAACGGATCGTGACCGATCAAGGTGCGGCATTTCTGTCGTTGCGGTTTCGCCGAGCCATCATCGATCTCGAGGCCGACGCAGAGGCTCCTCCTGCTGGGCTTCCGTCCCTTCGAGGTCGTATCGAGCGGTTCTTCAGAACCGCGGGCATGCAAGCGCTTTGCCCGTTCACTGGTCGGACCTTTGAATCGATCGCTGCAAAGGGCGATTACGACCCCGTTGCTCGGGTCAGCCTGACCCTCCCGGAGCTTTGCGACGTCATCACCCGATGGGTGCTCGACATCTACCACAATACGCCACACGGCGGTCTGAAGGGCGAAACCCCCGCTAACTGCTGGAAGCGGCTGGTCAAAGCCTACGGGATTATCCCCTCACCCGACCGCCACCGCCGACGCGCAGTATTCGGTGTGAAGGCTGACCGGTCCCTAACGCCCAAGGGCGTTCGGATGCTCAGCCTTCACTACAACAACCGGGAGCTGCAGGAGTTTCGCCGCCGCAACGGCGACGTCACCCTCGAAGTCCGTCTCAATCACATGGATCTCGGCCATGTCTCCGTGAGGTTGGACGACGGCGGTTGGCTCTCGGTGCCGAATATCCGGCCGGGCTTTGACGACGTGCCGATGACGGTCTGGCTCGCCGCCGAGGCGGATCTGAAGCGTCGTTTCAAGGCCCAAGCTGTCCTTGCCGATGAAATCGTTGCCAAGGCTGTCAAGGACGCTTGGGAGCTCGGCAAAGCCAGCGCTGCCCGCGTGAGCATCTTCTCCACTCGACCCAGCACCGAGGAGCTGGACTACACGGAGAACGAGCTCGGCTTCGGCTTCGACCGACCGGCGCAGCTGCCTCAAGGTGCGACGTCGCTCACCGGCAATTTGCTCGAGGGGTTAATCCCAACCGGCACCGGCGATAGCACTTCACCCTCAACGACTGCCCCCAAGTCAAAGCGCCGCTCATTTAAGATTACGGATTGA
- a CDS encoding SDR family NAD(P)-dependent oxidoreductase, which produces MRKIAIITGASSGIGAATAVALADRGVDSIVTYNSHEDRVRDVVEAARQRGARAVPLHLDIGRSDSFAAFRDEAKAVLQREWNAGCFDYLVNNAGFGQMALFEDTSEELFDSFMRVLFKGPYFLTQALLSVLADGGAIVNVTSNSTLQSGMEPGYSAYASMKGGLTVLTRYMAKEFGRRGIRVNAVAPGATRTRIGDDAFDRHPEFIQSIVEKTGLGRLGEASDVGAVIAAVLSDEFRRVTGQSIEASGGARLSFAC; this is translated from the coding sequence ATGCGCAAGATCGCCATCATCACCGGCGCCAGCTCGGGTATCGGCGCTGCAACGGCCGTCGCGCTCGCTGACCGCGGCGTCGATTCCATCGTCACCTACAACAGCCACGAGGATCGCGTGCGCGATGTGGTCGAGGCCGCGAGGCAAAGGGGCGCCCGGGCGGTACCCCTGCACCTGGACATTGGGCGCAGCGACAGCTTCGCGGCATTCCGGGATGAGGCAAAGGCAGTGCTGCAGCGCGAATGGAACGCAGGCTGCTTCGACTACCTCGTCAACAATGCCGGATTCGGACAGATGGCCCTGTTCGAGGACACCAGCGAGGAGCTCTTCGACTCCTTCATGCGGGTGCTGTTCAAGGGACCCTATTTTCTGACGCAGGCTCTGCTTTCTGTGCTTGCTGACGGCGGTGCCATCGTCAATGTGACGAGCAATTCCACCCTTCAGAGCGGCATGGAGCCGGGCTATTCCGCCTATGCATCGATGAAGGGCGGCCTGACCGTCCTCACCCGCTACATGGCCAAGGAGTTCGGCCGCCGCGGCATCCGCGTGAACGCCGTTGCGCCGGGCGCCACCAGGACCCGGATCGGCGACGATGCGTTCGACCGACATCCGGAGTTCATTCAGTCGATCGTCGAGAAGACCGGGTTGGGGCGTCTCGGAGAAGCAAGCGATGTGGGCGCCGTGATCGCAGCCGTGCTCTCGGATGAATTCCGACGGGTAACCGGACAGTCCATCGAAGCGTCCGGTGGCGCCAGGTTGTCCTTCGCCTGCTGA
- a CDS encoding metallophosphoesterase produces the protein MRLLVISDLHLEFGPFEFPEPMPEFDVAVFAGDMGQPISAAIQWMSGERENGPLKGRPIVYVPGNHEFYRSEMKANLAEGCEAAELAEIHLLNRRTVVIGDVRFIGCILWTDYRLFGTPKPSMIIAGQELNDHRLIRYRERGGHVSRFMPWHAAAEHRLDLTFVRSELARPHKGPTVVVTHHAPHPQSVQPRHQGSALSPAFVSDLSALIEDLQPELWIHGHDHGSHDYRVGRTRVFANQAGYPNLHRDRENRGFDPCCVISIDKAQK, from the coding sequence ATGCGTTTGCTCGTAATTTCCGACCTGCATCTTGAATTCGGCCCTTTCGAGTTTCCTGAGCCGATGCCGGAATTCGATGTCGCCGTTTTCGCCGGGGACATGGGGCAGCCAATCAGCGCCGCGATCCAGTGGATGAGCGGTGAAAGGGAGAATGGGCCGTTGAAGGGCCGGCCGATCGTCTATGTGCCGGGCAACCACGAGTTCTATCGGAGTGAGATGAAGGCAAATCTCGCGGAGGGTTGCGAGGCTGCCGAACTGGCCGAGATACACCTGCTGAATCGCCGAACCGTTGTCATTGGTGACGTCCGCTTCATCGGCTGCATTTTGTGGACTGATTATAGGCTTTTCGGGACGCCCAAACCCTCGATGATTATTGCCGGGCAGGAACTCAACGATCATCGCCTCATTCGATATCGAGAGAGGGGAGGCCATGTCAGTCGGTTCATGCCCTGGCACGCTGCGGCTGAGCATCGACTCGACCTTACATTTGTCCGGAGTGAGCTTGCGAGGCCTCACAAGGGCCCGACGGTGGTAGTCACGCACCACGCGCCGCATCCGCAATCAGTTCAGCCCCGGCATCAAGGAAGCGCTCTTTCGCCGGCTTTCGTCTCTGATCTCAGCGCTCTGATCGAGGACCTCCAACCGGAGCTGTGGATCCACGGTCATGATCATGGATCGCATGACTATCGCGTCGGCAGGACGCGCGTCTTTGCAAACCAAGCGGGGTACCCAAATCTTCATCGGGATCGCGAGAACCGAGGTTTCGATCCATGCTGCGTCATCTCCATCGATAAAGCACAGAAATGA
- a CDS encoding TnsA endonuclease N-terminal domain-containing protein, translated as MIYLPEDHRSTRNVHTKSRGACRPSVVIHDREVMCESGKERDAALIMASDREVIDLREQPPAVTWLDAEGTPRRHTFDFLATLRSGKKIAIAVKPMAVVKRTRFLETLGLIARHVPRSFADGVKLVTDENLPLDDVHNAVLLKHMRRTSNTEHDQLIKSLLAEHRRASIAQIVEASGLEGHAFQAIIRLVGSGAVSVVDNTRISYDAMIELAATSHTNEEVA; from the coding sequence ATGATCTATCTGCCTGAAGATCACCGATCTACTCGAAATGTTCATACCAAAAGCCGCGGCGCCTGCCGACCCAGCGTCGTCATCCATGATCGCGAGGTCATGTGTGAATCTGGCAAAGAGCGAGATGCAGCGCTCATCATGGCCTCCGACCGCGAGGTCATCGATCTTCGCGAACAGCCTCCAGCAGTGACCTGGCTCGACGCCGAGGGGACGCCGCGACGGCATACGTTCGATTTTCTCGCAACGCTGCGATCCGGGAAGAAAATCGCTATCGCAGTCAAGCCGATGGCCGTTGTGAAACGTACCCGGTTTCTCGAAACGCTCGGTCTCATCGCTCGACACGTGCCGCGGAGCTTTGCCGACGGCGTCAAACTCGTTACCGACGAGAATTTGCCGCTCGACGACGTCCATAACGCGGTGCTGCTCAAACACATGCGTCGGACCTCAAACACGGAGCACGATCAACTCATCAAAAGCCTGCTGGCTGAACATCGGCGGGCCTCAATCGCGCAGATCGTGGAGGCAAGCGGGCTGGAGGGCCACGCATTCCAGGCGATTATCCGCCTTGTTGGCTCTGGCGCCGTTAGCGTCGTCGACAATACCCGCATCAGCTACGACGCCATGATCGAACTGGCTGCCACCTCCCACACCAACGAGGAGGTCGCGTGA